The Parafrankia irregularis sequence GCGCTGCCGGGCCTAATGACGCTGCCGGAGCCGGGGCCGGGCTGGTGCTCGCCGCGGCCCGCGGGCTGGTGTGGTGCGCCGAACGGCCGGAGGTGGCGCGGCTGCGGGGCTGGTTGGTGGGCCGGGACGTCCCGGCAGGGCTGGTCGTCGACCCGGACCTGCGCTGGCGCCTGCTCGACCGCCTGGTGGCGTTGGACGAGGCCGGCGAGGCGCAGATCGCGGCGGAGCTCGACAACGACCCCAGCAGCCGTGGCATCGAGCAGGCGGCGCGGATCCGGGCCGCGGTCGGCGACCCGGCGGCGAAGGCCCGGGCCTGGCGGACCGTCACCGCGGACGAGGCGATGTCGGTGCGGCTGGTCGCCGCGACGGCGCAGGGCTTCTGGCAGCCGGACCAGGGCGATCTGACCGATCCCTACGTCGAGCGGTATTTCGCCGAGCTGCCCCGGGTGGCGGCGCGGCGCTCACCGCATACCGTCCGGCAGGTCGCGGCGGCGGCGTTCCCGCGATACGCGGTGCGACCGGCCACCCTGGCCGCGGCGGAGAGCCTGCTCGCCGGCCCGGACGCGGGACCCGTGCTCTCCCGGGTCGTCATGGACGCCGCCGACGACCTGCGCAGGGCCGTGGCGGCCCGGGAGGTCCACCGGCGGGCCTGCCCGCGGGGATGGCCGGGCGTGCCCGCCGGCGACGGCGCGGTCAGCCGCTGACGAACGGACAACGGCTGACGAACGGTCAGCCGTTGACGAACGGTCAGCGGTTGACGAACGGTCAGCGGTTGACGAACGGTCAGCGGTTGACGAACGGTCAGCGGTTGACGAACGGTCAGCGGTTGACGAACGTCGGGGCGCGCCGTTCGCCGAACGCGGCGCGGGCCTCGGCGTAGTCCTCGGTGGACTGCACGACTGCCATGTGGGACGCGATGAGGTCCAGGTTCGTCCGCAGGTCGAGGTTCTGGGACTGGTAGACGGCGCGCTTGATCATCGCGGTCGAGATGGGGGACATCGCCGCGAGGCGACCGGCGAAGGCGTAGGTCTCGTCGAGCAGGACCGCGTCGTCGTAGACGCGGTTGACCATGCCGATCCGCTCCGCCTCGACGCCGTCCACCGTGTCGCCGCTGAGCAGCAGCTCCAGGGCCTTCGCCGGCCCGACCAGGCGGGGGAGCAGGTAGGTTCCACCGTCGCCGGGAACCAGGCCGATCCTGATGTAGCCCTCGGACAGGCGCGCGGAGCGCCCCGCGAACCGCAGGTCGCACATGAGCGCCATGTCGAGCCCGGCACCGACCGCGACGCCGCTGATCGCCGCGATCAGCGGCTTGCTGAGGTCCAGCACCGCCCGGGCGACCTTGTGGACGCCTTCGGTGAGCATCCGACGGCGCGCGATCGGGGTGGGCTCGATCCCGCTGAGGACCGCCAGGTCGATGCCGGAGCAGAAGGCCCCACCGGCCCCGGTCACCACCACGACCCGCACCTCCGGGTCCGCCTCGGCGGACCGCAGGACCTCCGCCCACCTGTCGATCATGGTGAGGGTGAAGGCGTTCTTGAGGTGGGGCCGGTTGAGGGTGATCGTGGCGATCCCGTCGGAAACCGAGTAGATCAGCTCGTCGGGCTCGGCCGTGTCGGTCCCGGGCAGGTTCTCGTCGCTCATCTGGCTGTTCCTACCAGTCCGGTCCGGCAGAGGCGGGCCGATGTGGGGCTGAGAACCCGATGCGGGGCTGAGAACTGTTGGCGATCCGGCGCCAGACGGGTCCTCGTCCGGTAGCCGCGCCCGCAACCGCAGCCGCGCCCGCAGCCAGAAGACCATCCGAGGATTTCGCCGGAGATGTCGCAGATCGGCGCCGATCATGATTGCTGGTTGATGGGCGGGGCTCGCGCTCCACGAACGCCGCCGGACCTCCGAGAGCCCGGCGGCCCGGCTTGGCGAGTCGCAAGAGTGAAGGATTTTGGTCTTGCGCCACGAACGGGAAGGGAGAAGCCGATCTTGAGTAGACGGTGATCTTCTGG is a genomic window containing:
- a CDS encoding enoyl-CoA hydratase/isomerase family protein, coding for MSDENLPGTDTAEPDELIYSVSDGIATITLNRPHLKNAFTLTMIDRWAEVLRSAEADPEVRVVVVTGAGGAFCSGIDLAVLSGIEPTPIARRRMLTEGVHKVARAVLDLSKPLIAAISGVAVGAGLDMALMCDLRFAGRSARLSEGYIRIGLVPGDGGTYLLPRLVGPAKALELLLSGDTVDGVEAERIGMVNRVYDDAVLLDETYAFAGRLAAMSPISTAMIKRAVYQSQNLDLRTNLDLIASHMAVVQSTEDYAEARAAFGERRAPTFVNR